CCAGCAGCAGGAATACCAGCCACGGCATCATCATGGGCGGCAGTTCCATCAGCCAGTCGTAGCCGGTGCCGGTGAGATAGCGCGTGGCGGCGCCGCCAAAAAGCGCCAGCACGGTGAAGGCGACGATGGCCATGGCCAGGGCCATGGCAAGCTTGGCGATCAGGTCGTTGATGCGGCCCAGGATGCCCGTGAGCAAAGCCACTTTGCCGACGCCCCTTTTGCGGTCCTATAAGATAGCCCGCCGCGACGGCCCAAGATCATGACTTTGGGTCGTGATCTTGGACCGCTGTAGCGGCAGCAGTATGGGTTCGGCTATTTCTTCGACCAGGCCTGAGCAGCTTTCAATACGTCGGCGTCGACCAGTTCGGCCAAGGCGGGGAACACCACCTCGTCGCTGAGCTTGTCGAACTCGGCCTTGGCCGCACCCTGGAGCACCGTGACCACGCCGCCGCGGCCCTGGAACTCCTTCAAGAGGTCGTCGGAGGCTTTCATGATCTGGGCCGAAGACTTGGCGCCCACCTCCTTGCCGACATCGAGAATGATCTGCTGCAGATCCTTGGGCAGGCCGTCGAACCAAGCGCTGTTGGCCGTCAGGTAGGCGTCGGCGAAGGCCTGGTAGGGCAGCTGACCAAATTTCAGATATTCCCACCAGCTATAGGCCTTGAGGCCGTTGGGCACGGTGTTGAGGGTGTCGATCATGCCGGTCTGCAGTGAAGTGTAAACCTCGCGCGTGGGCAGCGAGATCATCTTGACATTGAGCGCCTTCCAGCGCGGCCGCTCGGTCTTGAAGAGCGCCCGGGCCTTGAGGCCCTTCATGCTGGCGATGCTGTCCATCTTGCTCTTGGTGCTGAACGACATGAAGGGGCCCACCGGGTTGTACATCACCACCCGGGTTCTGGTCTTGGCCGACACGGCGTTCCAGACCCTGCTGCCCACCTTGTCCTCGGTGAAGAACTTGCGCTGGTCCTCGAAGCTTTTGAACAGCCCCGGGAAGCTGGCGATGGTGAAATTCTTCACCACCGGAGGATAGCTGATGATGCCGACGACGCCACCCATCTCCACCGAACCGGCGGTCAGCGCGCCCTGGATCTCACGGATGCCGAAAAGCTGCCCTGCGGGGAAGGTGTCGATGCGCAGCCGGCCCTTGGATCGTTTGGTCACTTCGTCGGCAAATTCCTTGGCGAAAATGGCGGAGGTGTGGGCGGGACCCCAGTGATAGGAAAGCCGGCCTACAATCTCCGCGGCGGAGGCCGCCGCGGGCAGCCAGCCAAGCCCCAGCCCGGCAGCCAGCAGTGCCGCCCCGGCGGCGCTACGAACCAAGGTCTTGCGCGGATTCAACGAAGCTATTTTTGACATCGACATTTCCTCCCTGAATTCCCTGTGGACCCGCCTGCCGGCAGCGCAAACCGCGTTGCAGCAGCGTTCCTCGTTGCGTTTTCGCCAAACGAAGGTATCAGCTTACACGATTAGGGCAATTCGGTTTGTTTGCAAAATACTATTTAGAAATCGAATTCATAACGAAACGGCATGGCAGCGCCAGTCGGCACGAAACTCTTGGGGCCATCGCCGGTCATTCCGAAGCAATCAAACGCCCCTTCCAATTCCCGGTTTCCATTTCCTCGATGAGCAGTTGACGCATCGCCCGGTAGGTCACTCGAGCCGCATCGGTCAGTGGACGGTTGGCCGGCACGGCGAGCGAAATGGACCGCGAGAGGTTTGGTTTGACGATGCGACGGGCGTCGACCAATCCGCTCTGCCACAGCTCATACACAGCCGGCCAATTCAGAATCGCGGCCGCTAGCCCGGATCGGACAAAACTCAGGATCGTCGTCAACGAGTGGTGTTCGTAGCGCACGGGAAGCGTGCGTCCGGCCCGGGCGACCGCCTCCTCGACACATCGTCGCAGTTGAAATTCCCGGCCCGGCATCACCAGACGCATGCGTTCGACTTGCCTTAGCGTGACTGTGCGGGGACGTGCCTCCGCTCCGTCGCGGCGCGTCACAAGGTAGAGAAATTCCTCCAGAATCGGCGTGAAGTCGGTATATTTGAGATGCTCCGCATTGGGCATGACGCCGAAGTCGACTTGACCCGTTTCGATCACTTGGCCGCTTTGATTTCCCAGACCGTCGACAATTCCGATGGAGACTCCGGGATATTCATTCTCGATCCGTTGCACCAGTTTTGGCGCCAGCAGCCCGGTCACGGTCATCGGCAGTGCGACGCGCACTTCGCCCACCGGATCGCTGGTCCGATTTTGGGCTTCATTGCGGGCAATCTCGATCTGTTCGAGGATCGAGCGGGCGCGGTTGTAGAACCGTTGGCCGACATCGGTCAGAGAGGCCCCGTGGCGGCCACGATCAAGAAGCCGCGCGCCCACCTCGTACTCCAACTCTTTTATCTGCCGGCTCAAGGCCGGCTGCGCAATATTCAATTCCCGGGAAGCGGCCACATACCCGCCTGCCTCCACGATCGCCGTCAGATACCTCAACTGAATGAACTTCATGCTGGAATTCCCCAACGCCTCACAGGGCAAGGTATATTAATCTGTTATGCGTATCTCGAAAACAACCGACTTTGCTATAAGCCTGCATGTTCTCACCTTCGCACCGCCCTGGATGACGCGGTGAGAAATGCCGGGTAGGCCGCCGGCGTCAGGCCAAGGGCAAATCGAGCGTGGCGGCAAGTCCGCCCAGGCCTGAGCGGGCAAGAACCAGGGTACCGCCGTGAAGTTCGGCGACTTCACGCACGATACTCAAACCGAGACCGCTGCCCGGCACCGTCTCGTCCAGGCGCCGGCCTCTGTTGAGCACCTCGGAATGATGTTCCTCGGCGATGCCGTCGCCGTCGTCGTGGACCACCAGAAGCAGCCGGTCCTGGCTTGCCCGGGCCCTGATTTCGACCTTCCGTCGGGCCCATTTGCAGGCATTGTCCATCAGATTGCCGAGCATTTCCTCGAGGTCGCGGCGGTCGCCCTTGAACTCGAGATCATCGACGCCGCTGGCGGCGATTTCGATCTTGCGTTCGGCGTGAACGCGATCGAACATGCGGCAGAGATCGTCGACCACTGGGCGCAGCGCGACGCGAGCGCCCAGCGCTTTGTGAGCGCCCGCCGCCCTGGCCTGGGAAACGTGCCATTCCACGCTGTCGGTCATCAGATCGACTTGGTGGCGCAGCACTTGGCCGTTTTCGCCGCTCATCGGCTGGGCCAGGTTATTGAGCACGCTCAGCGGGGTCTTGAGGGCATGGGCCAGATTGCCGGCCTGGGTCCTGGCGCGATCGAGGAGCGCCGCGTCGTGCTCGAGCAAGGCATTGAGTTCGTCGACCAGGGGCGAGACCTCGCGGGGGAAATCACCCACCAGGCGCTGGCTGTGGCCGGCCCGGATGCCGGCCAGGGTGGTGCGGATCTCGGCCAGCGGTCGCAGGCCGTAATTGACCCGCAGCATAAGGCCGAAGACCAGGCTGACCCCCAGGACGGTGAGAAAGATCACCGTGGTGCCGGTGAAGTCGCGCACCGACTGATCGACGATGGCGGCCGGACCGGTGACCGTGATGGTCAGGGTCTCGCTCGATCCGGGCGCCACAACCTGGCGCCGGATGCCGCGCAACGGTTGCCCACCAA
The nucleotide sequence above comes from Alphaproteobacteria bacterium. Encoded proteins:
- a CDS encoding TRAP transporter substrate-binding protein — encoded protein: MSKIASLNPRKTLVRSAAGAALLAAGLGLGWLPAAASAAEIVGRLSYHWGPAHTSAIFAKEFADEVTKRSKGRLRIDTFPAGQLFGIREIQGALTAGSVEMGGVVGIISYPPVVKNFTIASFPGLFKSFEDQRKFFTEDKVGSRVWNAVSAKTRTRVVMYNPVGPFMSFSTKSKMDSIASMKGLKARALFKTERPRWKALNVKMISLPTREVYTSLQTGMIDTLNTVPNGLKAYSWWEYLKFGQLPYQAFADAYLTANSAWFDGLPKDLQQIILDVGKEVGAKSSAQIMKASDDLLKEFQGRGGVVTVLQGAAKAEFDKLSDEVVFPALAELVDADVLKAAQAWSKK
- a CDS encoding LysR substrate-binding domain-containing protein, which produces MKFIQLRYLTAIVEAGGYVAASRELNIAQPALSRQIKELEYEVGARLLDRGRHGASLTDVGQRFYNRARSILEQIEIARNEAQNRTSDPVGEVRVALPMTVTGLLAPKLVQRIENEYPGVSIGIVDGLGNQSGQVIETGQVDFGVMPNAEHLKYTDFTPILEEFLYLVTRRDGAEARPRTVTLRQVERMRLVMPGREFQLRRCVEEAVARAGRTLPVRYEHHSLTTILSFVRSGLAAAILNWPAVYELWQSGLVDARRIVKPNLSRSISLAVPANRPLTDAARVTYRAMRQLLIEEMETGNWKGRLIASE
- a CDS encoding sensor histidine kinase, which translates into the protein MSKTSINTRLLVIGTIWSALVLVATGFFLAALFENHVVKEFEATLDDQLHEILELVVVAGDGRVALKRHPVDPRFNRLGSGWYWQATAKSQMAERSRSLGHDTLETVGLLRRPETISFSTRDVGGQPLRGIRRQVVAPGSSETLTITVTGPAAIVDQSVRDFTGTTVIFLTVLGVSLVFGLMLRVNYGLRPLAEIRTTLAGIRAGHSQRLVGDFPREVSPLVDELNALLEHDAALLDRARTQAGNLAHALKTPLSVLNNLAQPMSGENGQVLRHQVDLMTDSVEWHVSQARAAGAHKALGARVALRPVVDDLCRMFDRVHAERKIEIAASGVDDLEFKGDRRDLEEMLGNLMDNACKWARRKVEIRARASQDRLLLVVHDDGDGIAEEHHSEVLNRGRRLDETVPGSGLGLSIVREVAELHGGTLVLARSGLGGLAATLDLPLA